The Culex pipiens pallens isolate TS chromosome 2, TS_CPP_V2, whole genome shotgun sequence DNA window GCGTCAAATCGCTCGAGCGCAGCATGGAACTTGGCCGCGAAGCCGCCGAATTCGTCAGCGCCAAGTTCGTCAAACCCATCAAGCTCGAGTTCGAAAAGGTCTACTACCCCTACCTCCTGATCAACAAGAAACGCTACGCCGGCCTTTACTTCACCCGCCCCGACAAGTACGACAAAATGGACTGCAAGGGCATCGAAACCGTCCGCCGGGACAACTCCCCCCTCGTCGCCAACATGATGAACTCCTGCCTCCAGAAGCTCCTCATCGAGCGCAACCCGGAAGGCGCCGTCGAGCACGCCAAACAGGTCATCGCCGACCTTCTCTGCAACCGCATCGACATCTCCCAGCTCGTCATCACGAAGGAACTCGCCAAAACCGACTACGCCGCCAAGCAGGCCCACGTCGAACTAGCCGCCAAAATGAAGAAACGCGACGCCGGCAGCGCCCCCAAACTCGGCGATCGCGTCCCCTACGTCATCATCAACGCCGCCAAAAACACCCCGGCCTACATGAAGGCGGAAGACCCGATCTACGTCCTCGAGAACTGCGTCCCCATCGACGCCAACTACTACCTCGAGAACCAACTCTCCAAACCCCTGCTCCGAATCTTCGAACCGATCCTCGGCGATAAAGCCGAATCGATCCTGCTCCGCGGCGATCACACCCGAACCCGCGCCGTCGTCACCTCCAAGGTGGGCGCCCTCGCCGCCTTCACCAAGAAACGGGACGCCTGCCTCGGCTGCAAGGCCCTTCTCCCGGTGGGCTACGAAGGTCAAGCAGTCTGTCAGCACTGCAAGCAGAACGAGGCGGCACTCTACCAGAACGAACTGTCGGCCCAGCGATCGCTCGAGGATCGCTTCTGCCGGCTGTGGACGCAGTGCCAGCGCTGCCAGGGGTCGCTCCACGAGGAGGTCATCTGCACGAGCAGGGATTGCCCGATTTTCTACATGCGCACCAAGATCCGGATGGAGCTGGACACGCAGGAGAAGAGGGTTGGGAGGTTCGGGGTGCCGTCGTGGTGAAATTGTTCATTTGCTGGTATTATTACTATTCTGTTTGATTAATAAAAGTTGATCTTAAGTGCAATTTTAGTTATCTTTACATACTCCCATTCGGGTTTGTTTTCGTCGCTGTCCTGTTGTAAACTTGAGCCGAgggaggtcctgttgtgaattctaATTGGAGCtggtccgaagatcattgaagaCGCGCCCGCTACCGGCACTTCCAGGCCAAGGGCGGCAAGAGTACATTCACGCGCGGTCCCTTCCGGAATCTGTTCGATTTCTTGGAGTGCTGCTACTTCGGGTTGGTTCAACCGCTGCAAACCGACTGGATGCAGTACTTTGACTTTGACAAATCGGTCGAACCGCTGCTCCGGCCGGACAACTTCCAGTACGTCTGAGTGCGTCAGCGGGCGGAAGCGCAAGGGGAAGGCGGCTGGCGGTGCTGGCGAACTGGAGCGAAAAACAAGCAGAACCGAAATCACCAGATTTGGGATATATTgataaaaaaacgtttcttctTTCTGCAAATCGAAACAAATGCACTaaccatgtattttttttatgtatttatgagGTAATTCCAAACCATtcgtcaaacatttcaaaaaataacattgttCCTCGATTTTCTCTGCAATCACTGGAAGTTCCAACGATattatttactttttgaataGCTTCTTTTGCGGCTTTTCTGGGACGAAGCTCCTTCAAATTCCGATCTAGAGTTAGGATGAAAGAAAAcgtataaatataatttaaaatttcacagaaaaatAATCACTGAACATCCAAATTatccttaaaaattttgatcgaaaaaacctccaaaaaacgaaaaacaaatttccacTTTCAAGCACAATCAAATTTTCACTCTTACTGTCAACCAAACAACCAGAAGTTGCGCAACGCCTACCGCGACCGAAGCTCCGCCCCCTGGCCAAACTTCGCTTGCGCGAGCCGAGCCGAACGCCAAACAAACAGTCTTGCTCAGGCGCGCTTAGCAACCGTAGCAACCCGAGTCAATAAACAACCCGAAAAAGTTATAAATAGGGGTGGCTACCCAGCAACCGGCAATTGAGTCCAACTGATCATCATGAACGGAGGTATGCTGCTCAATTTTTTCCGATTAATTTTTCGGTCTTTTTTTCAGGCCCAAATGGACTCCAATTTTACTCCGGACCAAGTTCCGGATgtagaaatgtcaaatttaaggAATAATTACCTCGATGTGGCCACTGAGGCCACCGTTCAAGAATGGTTCGGAATGATAAACGAAATTCGCCGGAATTCGGTGCTTCCGGGCCCGAGATCGCTTGCGGAACTAGCTTTCGCGGCGATTTCGGTCCCGGAACCACTGGCAGGTATCAGAATTCGTATATTTGAACCGACTGTGGTGTTTCCGGGACCGCGATCGCTGGCGGAATTAGCCTACGATGCGATCCCGGTTCCGGAATCATCGTCGGATGACTTGAGCAACTTTTTTGATCATTCTGCGGTGGATCTGGAAACGGATCCACTTGCAGTTCCAAATTCAATGTGCAACTATTTCAATTCAAACCTTTCGGAAGAATCTGTGGTGAATCCGACTCCGTCGGGTTCACTATCGGATAACCAAATTAATAGTGTTATTATTGATTTGGAACCAACTGCGGCAGTTCCCAATACGGAATTGCCagcagaacaaaatttaaaagttaatgtagattgcaaatatttttggtgTTACGATTGTCGCAGTCCCAGGAACAGTTTACCCTGGTCCTTGAGACTGCgatattccaaattttcaatgatttctagATATTTATCTTTTATTTTCGTTTGTATTTTAGttgcatttttgtttgtttttagtttcttttagttaaattttcttctctttaattgaattttgtacCAACTTCAAAATTGTGTAGTGACATTTTAGTTTGTAGAAGCGACCTGAGTACAGTTTGTTTGGATATTTGGTTgatttttcacttaaatttgTGCATTTTAatacgatttttgaaaaatatttgaaaaagctaAAGCCAACTTGGtagattttcttttttgctttcgAAAACAACCAATTTTGAGCTCTTTCTGTATGGTGTGAAACCCATATCAGACTATAAACGAAAATTTAAGTCAAAATTTAGTTGcttatcaaaattaaaagttaaattttctgtaCGGTGTAAAACCCGTTATCAGACTGTAAACGATTCcatttagatttttcaaaaaagaaaatcttcCAATTTGgtttgcaatcaaaatttaaaattttcgtatagatctgtgcaaatttaagtgaaaaatcggccttcaaaatttgttaggACTCTTTTAAGTAAGGAGTCCACATCAGAAAGCTCCCCTTTTAGTTAAGTGTTGAGCTTTTTGGTGTGGGGGTGTGTGGTGGGCCAGTGCTCAGGTCGCGAAGCAAATTCTTTTTCtagattttaattttgtttgatctttacaataaattaaaaaaagtttcgttACAGAAATGAAGAAGCGACGAAAGTTTATCAGAATAATTTATGTTTCGTAACCCGATAGACTGTTCCAGGCATAATTTGAATCATGTTatttaatttgtgatttttcaaaaatcgccgACCAAGACACCTCTTTCGAGCCCAGTCCAGTTCAGGAATGGGCCAGTGTATTAGAAACGAAACTACTTACTTCCGTATGGTGGATAGTGATCTGCTCGAGCGATCAGTTGGCAAATGTGGCGTTTATTGGAAAGAGAGTTTCACAAGGTTCGATCGGGGTTTTATAGACCAGGGAACAAAAGCAGTGTGGTCGAGATCTTGAGGCCGTGCGCACAGTCTAGGGAGCAAAACAGAGTCGAAGCCAAGGTCGAAGCCGAAGTCAAAGCATTGGACCGTGTGCAAAGCTGAGTACAGAATTGGGTCCTTATGGAAGTTACAATCTTCGGGCCCAACAACATTGTTAGTGCAATAGGATCCTAAACTAGGTTGatcaataaaaaatgttgtcttgacaATTTACTTTTTTGCAAATACATATAATacattaaataacaaaaatgtttttgaagcttgaTTTTTTACCGTTGAACATAAAAAACACGAGAAAGGCGTATATATTTTTCATTGTGTCCTTTTGTCTATGATAACGAGTCTGAAGTTGCACGTGCACGTGTGAAGTTTGATCCACTTTCAACTGGTCTCGTTAAAAATCGCGCGCGATTCTCATAAACAAAGATTTTAGGTcattattttgcaatcaaattaGTTAGATGCAAGTGATACTTGGTTTGTGAGTGGTTGTTCATAATTTTCAGTGAATTCtggtgaaaaaaattgttctaaaggTTTGAATCTTAGtaaatttttcatcttttttcggTGAGTACAATTTGTTCCATGTTTCAAAACGTTCCTCAGAAAGTGTTTCGTGCCGTTCCCCCAACACATTCCGCTGTCAAACTGTTTTTGTctcctgttgttgttgttgttttatgtACATTCACTCTGCCGAATCATCCTCGCTTGTTTCGTGTGTTGCTCGAGCATTCGCCGgatttgttttgcattttgtgtgtgtgtgttatcgATTGTGCAACCTTCAAGTGCTGATAAAATGCCGGCCGACATCCTAGGATTTGCTTACGCTGCCACCGTGGCCGCCGGAGGAATTTTGGGCTACGTCAAAGCTAGTAAGTTGGGCCATTCCGAGGCAACTTTCTCTTTTTGTGCATAATCCCACTTTCATTAACCGTTCTTCTACCTTCAAAAAGGTTCCGTTCCCTCGTTGGCCGCCGGGTTGACCTTCGGAGCCATTCTCGGCTATGGCGCCCTGCTGACGTCGCAGGATCCGCCGCGGCCACTGCTGCAGGTGGGCACCTCGATGGTCCTCGCCGGTATGATGGGCGCCCGCTGGGCTCGGTCGGGCAAGTTTATGCCGCCAGGAATCGTGTGTGTGCTGTCCTGTGCCATTTTGGCCCGGGGACTGCTGTACCACAATCGTTATCTGCCGTTGATCGGCAAGACCGAGTAGAGCTCGTCATGGGGGTTCCAGATGAATCCAGTTTTTGTGTGGGATAATGGGTTTAAAATAGTGGACTTTTATTCTAGCAGTGGTAcaataaagtatttttgaattaaaaagcttacttttttggtttggttaTTTGGTAAAGAAATTCCAATGATTAAGTACGTAGATGATGTCATTCTCTCTTGGGTCAACAATGACTGGTTCTGGATATAGAGCTTAGAAATCTGGAGCAACGTTTGAAAGGGGCGGTGCGACCTTGCTCTTATGGCCTTTCAAAGACAATCTCATGGGAAAGTGGACGAATTTTCCGGTAAAAacattttcgagactgaaaaatcaagtctgtcatgtagaaccaaaaacccttaaaaaaccttaaccttttcaacatttttatttttaaaaccgctcccaagtaacattttaggctttatcaaagctgtcacaagcgctataaaacctatcagccaaaaccaacattaaaaccccttagtcgtaacaaactccccagaaccttgataaacctcacttaaaacccaaaaggacctccgcaaaaggttgttacggcctatttataaaacctacataggagttcaaggctttacaactgaatcctaacaacatcctcaaagctttgataaaacctttgttaaaacctagtcaggagttatggaaaaatgacatttcatacgtcttcaaacgtcttatgccaaataggttttattttggcaaaaataagtcttcgtcttgccaaatgaaattatggagatggttgtcaaaaatggcgatgataaataatagatattagagctaatccaaataatttaaaagcttatttctcacaattgatggctcaaattcagctgcggttgaaattttattgataaatgtaggggagatagagccaaaaaactcaactcgcttcatcaaaaatcaatattttgtaatcatagtgtttaatgttaaaaaatatttaattgcatttcattgaaaaaaatgttcaaaatatttttaaacatctatcgctatataaatcataccagaaattcagcataaatgtgtgttttcatcaaatttaaatcaaatttttcagttttctattttttcaaccaagatggcggtcaatcatattcaatcagagcacgcgtctagcgccatatttatgcactgctatttggccgcgataaatgctctttaaggagcttatggtattaagtgagctttttacatgcctaatggcacttgacagctacaacaccctaggttttaacaaagcatgcgataaaaccgtttggcatggcattgccatctggttttcaagcctctgttaaaactttcataaaaccttattgaaagccagtcggcttttatttaaacccggttttatgtccgaggcataaaaccctgttagaacctattaattagctcttgcttgttggttgcggtgaatgcccaaataaaactattaggcaatcaagatgctacaataaacccttaataaaacttggtggtggctagttggtttaaaaatgttacttgggctaagagccattggtaaacaaagccttttttgcaCCGGTAAGCGACGTGCTtacgaaaaatcattttcaaaaatgcttaagattgttcatctacacgttcTTCAAGTGCcttaaacttaaaacaaatgaaatattgtttgaattttgagaaaaacgaatattagtgtcggaggtcacggtggctcttacggctttttgaaactcacccgagatataAAGCAAAATCCATCATTATCTTGAAaggcatattttttaaagtgctgCTATTTGTCCTATCCCTCGGTTTTTCCGCATAATGTCATTTGACGTTAGTGCGATCAAATGTAACCAATACCAACACATGTAAGAAAGGTATAAATAAAGAAGCGAACATGTATCGCGCTCTCTTTCCTTTTTGGACTACAAGCTGAACACATCTCTTCATTCCAAATCCGACGTCTACGCAGAATACAAGTATATATTAATTAGCGACGAGGAATTTAAGAACTGCGCGGCGATAAATCGGTGATTTTCTTTCGTTGGAGTGACGGTGTGGACGGTTATAAAAGTTCTATCTTCCTTATGGGGGATTAAGTCGTTCACATTTGTTTTGAGTGCTACATCGAAAAATCGCTGAGAAAACAAAAAGCTGCACCAGTGTTGGGACTGCTAGAGTCTTCGCGGCGGCCATTTTGTTAAGTCGAGCAGCGAACAGCGACGCCAAGTGAGCAGCGGTTGATAAGTCGGTGATTGAACCGGAGTGCTGTGGTTTTGGGAGCAATTTTGACGTCGTTTGTTCTGCTGGTCGCGGTGGGCGATTCCCGGCGTGGTTTTTGTGTGGAACCGGCACGTTATCGGCGAATTCGTGTGCTAAATTGATCTGACGGTGTGTGCGGTGCATTTTTGGCGTAACCGGCAGGAGGCGAGCAACTAGCGAAGAAAATCTGCGCACGGTTCAGGAACCGGCATCGGGAGTGTGTCACGTCGATCGGTGAACAAAAGGGGCTGCGGAGGTGCGGTAGACGGTGGAATTTCATCATCGGACGCCATTTTGGACGCTGACTGGTCGGCGACGCGACGCGGCGAGCGTTGATTTGCTTTTGTCGTTGGAGGAGCTGAAAGGCAAGTGGGGCTTATTGGCCACGGCGGAGTTTCTTTTGCTGTTCCGGGCACTGACGATTTTCGGTGCTGGTGCGCTGATCGAAGGACGGGTCATCTACTGGGGGTTTGTTTTGCTTGCTGGCAAAGGCCGGGACGGAGATCGGTGagtagaaagttttttttttgttcgatccCTGGATTTTTGggtaattgagatttttttttctctccagttTGCCttctttggaaattttgattttattcttGATTTTATTCAGACATGGGTTCGAACGGGATTGCTACTTCCATTGAGATGTTCAGAAAAGGCACGTCGTTCACGGACTGGTCCGATCGACTAGCCTATACTTTTCATGCAAATCAAGTGCCGGATGATCGTCAGAAATCGCATTTCATGACGATCTGTGGTCCGTTTCTTTTTTCTCAATTAAAATTGCACTACAGCAAAGATGAGCTGGATAAGGCCTCTTATGCTGACATTGTGTTgaaactgaaacaaaaattggaCAAAACGGAGCCTGACTTAGTCCAGCGCTTTCGTTTTAGTCAACGGAACCAGCAACCTGACGAATCCAATGAGGATTTCGTGCAGTCGGTCAAGCTGCAGGCGGAATTCTGTGGTTTTGGGGCGTTTAAGGACGTGGCCATCATGGACAGAGTTCTGGCGGGTCTTTTTGACGGGAATCTCAAAGAGAATTTGCTGAAGGAGGAAGGTTTGACTTTGGACAAGATGGACAAGTTCATCACAACATGGAACATAGCAAAACAAAACGTTAAAGCAATAAACAATCAATCAGGGGGATCTCAATTGGGACAGTACAATTACTTTACACCAGAACAAATTCATTACAATCAAAAGACAACAACACAAAGACAAGGGTCTTCTCGGTACGGAAATTACAGACAAAATGATGGGTTGCAACGGCAAAATTATCCAGAAAGGCAAAACAATTCAAGATTTCAGCCCTATATAAACTACAATTCTAATTCCAACCGAAGGTTCAATaaccaaacacaacaacaaaggTATTATGACAAAAGCTATGATAGGAGATATCCTCAGACTAGAATTTCGTGTGATTTTTGTGGGAAAATGGGTCATTCTAAGCAAAATTGCTTCAAACTTGATTACTTTAACAGACAATTTGTGAATTTCATGGGTGAGAGTACTGCAGATGATTATTCCTGCAACGAAGGTGGTGAAATTGAGTACGCAAATGCGGAAATGTTCAACCAAATAGAAAACCTTCAAGATAATAACGATCAATGCATGaaaatttttactgttttgaacACAACTTATGTTAAGTTTGATGAAACACAAATAGAGGACCAAATGGTTGATTTGGAAGTTGATGATAGTTGCTTGTTAAATGACAGCACTTTTTCCTTACATGATGTTGACATTGATCTTAATTGTTTACTTACCCCAAATTGGGAGGATGATtcgttttttgatttaaactgtttgtttaataaaactttttgtgATATTGATGTAAATTGTGATAGTGCCCTGGATTGGGATGATAAACTGTTTGGTGGTTTAAGAGATTTAAGTGAAACTAAGGTGGAAGGCGAAATTGTGCATGCCCCGGATTGGgaagaaaaatttgattttaatttgggTGAATTGTTTTTGATTCGTGATGATTTGGAAAAGGAGCAACATTTAGCAGTGAATAATACAGT harbors:
- the LOC120422170 gene encoding transmembrane protein 14 homolog, producing the protein MPADILGFAYAATVAAGGILGYVKASSVPSLAAGLTFGAILGYGALLTSQDPPRPLLQVGTSMVLAGMMGARWARSGKFMPPGIVCVLSCAILARGLLYHNRYLPLIGKTE